A genomic region of Methanosarcina thermophila TM-1 contains the following coding sequences:
- a CDS encoding flippase, which translates to MSVNDSVNRIVTGSGVILAGTFIGMLLDIITKKVLTAHLSPADFGTYSLALTVISITGAFATLGLNEGVPRYIAFFRGRHEEHKVHELIISAMIMGLIAGLIAILVSPSLFQSLAGDSFDSDGHILSVVKILIFAVPFTILLNLAVAIYRGFDRTNVNMYFYNIIRPVSLLGFALCSVFVGASLKGVVFADLLSMIFTFGIMSLYFIKKPPFKQEWKIKFSEPTKQLIRYSLPLLITATILNLMSWIDTIMLGYFKPSEVVGVYNAVYPLVGFLSLVITSMGFVYVPVTSKLWGQNNIAPLGSIYEVMTKWCFLLTFPLFALIFVYPEYFITRLYGAEYVSGATALRILAMGFITNSYFGFNYHTLLASGDSDFLMKCSVASAGINAVINFTLIPEYGMIGAATGTAVSYASIEVLMTLRAWRKQNMHPFTSMYRKLTCIVVLMVGAMLAIKSVHLLTGAAWEYAVFIVGYFTIIHRANVLDSTEIQMLGEIRKALRLNIRLHIPEAIKTLAAVI; encoded by the coding sequence ATGTCAGTTAACGACTCAGTCAACCGGATAGTTACGGGTTCCGGTGTAATACTTGCAGGAACCTTCATAGGAATGCTTCTCGACATTATTACTAAAAAAGTGCTCACAGCTCACCTCTCACCAGCTGACTTCGGCACATACTCCCTTGCACTTACCGTAATATCGATTACAGGTGCATTCGCAACTCTTGGACTCAATGAAGGCGTGCCGAGATATATTGCGTTCTTCAGGGGCAGGCACGAGGAACATAAAGTACATGAATTGATAATTTCAGCCATGATAATGGGTTTGATTGCAGGTTTGATTGCAATTCTGGTTTCACCTTCTCTGTTCCAGAGTCTGGCTGGAGATAGCTTTGATTCAGATGGTCATATCCTGTCTGTTGTGAAGATCCTGATCTTTGCAGTTCCTTTCACAATACTCCTGAACCTGGCAGTAGCAATCTACAGAGGATTCGACCGCACAAATGTTAACATGTACTTCTATAACATTATAAGGCCAGTATCCCTGCTAGGGTTTGCTCTATGCTCTGTGTTTGTCGGAGCTTCCCTAAAAGGAGTTGTATTCGCGGACCTGCTTTCAATGATATTTACCTTCGGTATAATGTCGCTGTACTTCATAAAGAAGCCACCATTTAAGCAGGAATGGAAAATTAAATTCAGTGAGCCGACAAAACAGCTGATAAGGTACTCACTCCCGCTTTTAATAACCGCAACCATACTCAACCTCATGAGCTGGATAGACACAATAATGCTCGGCTATTTCAAGCCGTCTGAAGTCGTTGGGGTTTACAACGCAGTGTATCCTCTTGTAGGATTCCTGTCCCTGGTAATTACCTCCATGGGCTTTGTATATGTCCCTGTAACATCCAAGCTCTGGGGTCAGAATAACATCGCGCCTCTTGGCTCAATCTATGAGGTAATGACAAAATGGTGCTTCCTGCTCACATTCCCTCTCTTTGCACTGATCTTTGTGTATCCTGAATACTTCATCACGAGGCTCTATGGAGCGGAATATGTAAGCGGCGCCACTGCTCTGAGGATCCTTGCCATGGGGTTCATAACAAACTCATACTTCGGATTTAACTACCATACCCTGTTAGCCTCCGGAGATTCGGACTTCCTTATGAAGTGCTCGGTAGCAAGTGCAGGTATCAATGCCGTAATTAACTTCACGCTTATACCTGAGTATGGTATGATAGGTGCAGCTACAGGAACTGCAGTATCTTATGCTTCAATTGAAGTCTTAATGACTTTGAGAGCCTGGAGAAAGCAGAACATGCACCCATTCACCTCAATGTACAGGAAATTGACCTGTATTGTTGTCCTGATGGTCGGAGCTATGCTCGCAATCAAAAGTGTTCATCTGCTTACCGGAGCAGCCTGGGAATACGCAGTCTTTATAGTCGGGTATTTCACAATTATACACAGGGCAAACGTACTTGATAGCACTGAAATTCAGATGCTGGGCGAGATCCGGAAGGCTCTCAGATTAAATATTCGCCTCCATATCCCCGAAGCGATCAAAACCCTTGCAGCCGTAATCTGA
- a CDS encoding VOC family protein, with amino-acid sequence MNHLSEKGVIITLRVVHFEIYAGDVLRAKKFYEQVFGWKIERSEGSLEYWNITTGNPDEPGIDGGLMKRQGGEPGADTPIGTYICTIDVPNIDEYLRRIQKNGGIVTMEKKPIRGVGWYAYCLDTEKNVFGVMQPDKEAR; translated from the coding sequence ATAAACCATCTAAGTGAGAAGGGGGTAATTATTACGTTAAGAGTAGTACATTTTGAAATTTATGCTGGAGATGTTTTAAGGGCTAAAAAATTCTATGAGCAGGTGTTCGGCTGGAAGATCGAGAGATCGGAAGGCTCGCTGGAGTATTGGAATATAACAACCGGCAATCCGGACGAGCCTGGAATTGATGGTGGATTGATGAAAAGGCAGGGAGGGGAACCGGGTGCAGACACTCCGATAGGCACATATATCTGCACAATAGATGTCCCGAACATCGATGAATACCTTAGAAGGATACAGAAGAACGGCGGCATAGTAACTATGGAAAAAAAACCCATAAGAGGGGTAGGCTGGTATGCTTACTGCCTCGATACTGAAAAAAACGTATTCGGAGTAATGCAGCCTGACAAAGAAGCAAGATAA
- a CDS encoding PGF-pre-PGF domain-containing protein encodes MSRLIILLAAFFLLTLCSGIGTAAEIYVQPGDSIQTAVDNSVSGDVILLKPGTYTENVNVNKDNLVISSESGNPDDTIIVAASSSDHVITLQANNVEISGLGITGAMDSYAGIYLSECNNCVLEYNKILNNGYGVYLLLSKGNTLSSNVISSNGVSGLFVCPRSDNNLVFNNYFNNTVNANIKNGAGNAYNIMKTEGVNIVGGPCLGGNFWAEPDGTGFSETAVDANEDGIADFAYRFADSICSDELPLVSVPEPEKPILSVTGFQIDNTSRNNSTSINEDNSDESTTDVSPEPARNVESEEISETFITDDKEVKFDFERNETCVAYLTFNSKKTVGKTTAVVEMLKANSSLVSEPLSDEVYRYFNIWIGDGEYATPANIENPVVCFKVEKSWLEDKNINWNSIKLNTYSAGEWKELPVNLTGEDNNFLYFTAQPLEFPFFAITGKSEGGIVGGSADSQPSGSDARGFNVENSGTINNANVEIALEKKATAPGFETIYGLSSLLVLFLYRKMKP; translated from the coding sequence TTGAGCAGATTAATCATTTTACTGGCAGCTTTTTTCCTCTTAACATTATGCTCGGGTATTGGAACTGCAGCTGAGATTTACGTCCAGCCTGGAGATTCAATACAAACCGCAGTGGATAATTCAGTCTCAGGTGATGTGATTCTCCTAAAACCCGGAACGTATACCGAGAATGTAAATGTAAACAAGGATAACCTTGTAATAAGCTCGGAATCCGGGAATCCTGATGATACAATAATTGTAGCGGCGAGCTCAAGTGATCATGTAATTACCTTGCAGGCTAATAACGTGGAGATTAGCGGGCTTGGTATTACAGGGGCTATGGATAGTTATGCAGGAATTTATCTTTCTGAGTGTAATAACTGCGTCCTTGAGTACAACAAAATCCTCAATAATGGTTATGGGGTTTATCTTTTGCTCTCAAAAGGCAATACACTTTCAAGTAATGTAATTTCCTCAAATGGCGTTAGCGGCCTATTTGTTTGCCCCAGGAGCGACAACAACCTGGTTTTTAATAACTACTTCAACAACACTGTCAATGCAAATATCAAAAATGGAGCCGGAAACGCCTACAATATTATGAAGACTGAAGGCGTAAATATTGTCGGTGGTCCTTGCCTTGGAGGTAATTTCTGGGCAGAACCTGATGGTACAGGGTTTTCAGAAACTGCAGTCGATGCTAACGAAGACGGAATTGCAGATTTTGCATACAGGTTCGCAGACAGCATCTGTTCTGATGAATTGCCACTTGTCTCAGTACCCGAACCTGAGAAGCCCATACTTTCGGTAACAGGTTTTCAGATTGATAATACCAGCAGAAACAACTCCACAAGTATCAACGAAGACAACAGCGATGAAAGCACGACAGATGTATCACCCGAACCTGCAAGAAACGTAGAGAGTGAGGAGATCTCAGAGACCTTTATCACAGACGACAAAGAGGTGAAGTTTGACTTTGAGAGGAACGAAACCTGCGTTGCTTATTTGACATTCAATTCAAAAAAGACTGTGGGTAAGACGACTGCTGTAGTTGAGATGTTAAAAGCAAATTCCTCACTTGTTTCAGAGCCGCTTTCAGATGAGGTCTACAGGTATTTCAATATCTGGATTGGGGACGGAGAATATGCGACCCCAGCTAATATTGAGAATCCTGTAGTATGCTTTAAGGTCGAAAAATCCTGGCTTGAGGATAAGAACATTAATTGGAATTCAATCAAGCTCAACACGTATAGTGCTGGGGAATGGAAAGAGCTGCCCGTAAATCTGACTGGAGAAGATAACAACTTCCTCTATTTCACAGCACAGCCCCTAGAATTTCCATTCTTTGCAATAACCGGTAAGAGCGAGGGAGGAATAGTTGGCGGTTCGGCTGATTCACAGCCTTCCGGGTCAGATGCCAGGGGTTTTAACGTAGAAAATTCTGGCACAATAAACAATGCAAATGTTGAGATAGCGCTTGAGAAAAAGGCAACCGCCCCAGGGTTTGAAACCATTTACGGGCTTAGCTCCCTACTTGTCCTGTTTCTGTACAGAAAAATGAAGCCGTGA